In Equus przewalskii isolate Varuska chromosome 15, EquPr2, whole genome shotgun sequence, a single genomic region encodes these proteins:
- the EMC3 gene encoding ER membrane protein complex subunit 3 produces MAGPELLLDSNIRLWVVLPIVIITFFVGMIRHYVSILLQSDKKLTQEQVSDSQVLIRSRVLRENGKYIPKQSFLTRKYYFNNPEDGFFKKTKRKVVPPSPMTDPTMLTDMMKGNVTNVLPMILIGGWINMTFSGFVTTKVPFPLTLRFKPMLQQGIELLTLDASWVSSASWYFLNVFGLRSIYSLILGQDNAADQSRMMQEQMTGAAMAMPADTNKAFKTEWEALELTDHQWALDDVEEELMAKDLHFEGMFKKELQTSIF; encoded by the exons ATGGCAGGGCCAGAGCTGCTGCTCGACTCTAACATCCGCCTCTGGGTGGTCCTGCCCATCGTTATCATCACCTTTTTCGTGGGCATGATCCGCCACTACGTATCCATCCTGCTTCAGAGCGACAAGAAGCTCACCCAGGAACAAGTCTCCGACAG TCAAGTCCTAATTCGAAGCAGAGTCCtcagggaaaatggaaaatacattcCCAAACAG TCTTTCTTGACACGAAAATACTACTTCAACAACCCAGAGGATGGATTTttcaaaaaaactaaaaggaaggtAGTGCCTCCTTCTCCTATGACTG ATCCCACTATGCTCACAGACATGATGAAAGGCAATGTAACAAATGTCCTCCCTATGATTCTTATTGGTGGATGGATCAACATGACATTTTCAGGCTTTGTCACAA CCAAGGTCCCGTTTCCACTGACCCTCCGTTTTAAGCCTATGCTACAGCAAGGAATCGAACTTCTCACGTTAGATGCATCCTG GGTGAGTTCAGCATCCTGGTACTTCCTCAATGTCTTTGGGCTTCGGAGCATTTACTCTCTGATTCTTGGCCAAGATAATG CTGCTGACCAATCACGGATGATGCAGGAGCAGATGACGGGAGCAGCCATGGCCATGCCCGCAGACACCAACAAAGCTTTCAAG ACAGAGTGGGAAGCGTTGGAGCTGACGGATCACCAGTGGGCACTAGATGACGTCGAAGAGGAGCTTATGGCCAAGGACCTCCACTTCGAAGGCATGTTCAAAAAGGAGCTACAGACCTCTATTTTTTGA